From a single Pseudophryne corroboree isolate aPseCor3 chromosome 6, aPseCor3.hap2, whole genome shotgun sequence genomic region:
- the SMIM3 gene encoding small integral membrane protein 3 isoform X2 yields MNDLVTPTPAELPKHILDIWVIVLIILATILVMTSMLLLPAAAVIIYRVRTHPIRSTS; encoded by the coding sequence ATGAATGACCTTGTGACTCCAACCCCAGCCGAGCTCCCCAAACATATACTGGACATTTGGGTCATTGTCCTTATTATCCTGGCCACTATACTGGTGATGACATCAATGCTTCTTCTTCCAGCCGCTGCCGTTATTATCTACAGAGTAAGAACACATCCCATCAGAAGTACCAGTTAG
- the SMIM3 gene encoding small integral membrane protein 3 isoform X1, producing the protein MFVNPVIRTQRHAVDFTSSANMNDLVTPTPAELPKHILDIWVIVLIILATILVMTSMLLLPAAAVIIYRVRTHPIRSTS; encoded by the exons atgtttgtaaatccagtcattaggacacagagacat GCAGTGGATTTTACATCATCGGCCAATATGAATGACCTTGTGACTCCAACCCCAGCCGAGCTCCCCAAACATATACTGGACATTTGGGTCATTGTCCTTATTATCCTGGCCACTATACTGGTGATGACATCAATGCTTCTTCTTCCAGCCGCTGCCGTTATTATCTACAGAGTAAGAACACATCCCATCAGAAGTACCAGTTAG